The Enterobacter asburiae sequence AGCCGACGGCGCAGGTCTTACTTGATCCCTTCCGTACTTTCCTGTTTCGCTTCCAGACGTTCCACATCACGATACCAGCGCGGATGGTGTTTCTGCGCCCAGCGGCGGCTCACCTTCCCTTCAATCATGCCTTTAATCGACCCTTTTACCCAGAACGCCATATACATATGGATCAGGATGGCGTGGATCAGAATGATGGCCGACGTGGCGTGGATCAGCAGCGCGTAGCGAATTACCTGAATGGGGAAATACTGGGCAAAATACGGACGCCAGATAATTACGCCGGTCACCAGCAGCACAAAAATCATGCTCATGATGGTCCAGAACATCATCTTCTGTCCGGCGTTGTATTTGCCCACCTTCGCGACTTTATGCTCGTTGCCCTTCAGGACTTCGACGATACCTTTCAGCCACGGGATATCCTGCTTGTCCGGGATGTTATGGTGGACAAAGCGCACGAACATAAACATCAGCACCACGAAAATCAGCACGCCGAAGAACGGGTGCAGAATGCGCCCCATCTGCGGCGTACCGAAGGTTTCGGTCAGCCACTGTAGCGTCGGGAAGAAGAACGAAATTCCGGAGACCGCCACCAGGAAGAAGCAGATCACTACCGTCCAGTGACAGGCGCGATCGACAAACTTCGTGCGCACTATCATTTTCGACTTACTCATGATGCTCCTCCTCGTCGTCATCCACCTCTTTGTTTGGCCCGATACCGATGTAGTGATAAATCAGCCCCGCGAAGGTGGCGATAAAGCCCGCCGCAGAGAGCGGTTTAAGCGCCCCTTTCCACAGGTTGATGGAGGTATCGATCGCCGGATCTTTCGGCAGATTATGATACAGCTCCGGCTGATCGTTATGGTGGAGCACGTACATTACGTGCGTGCCGCCCACGCCCTGCGGGTTGTAAATGCCCGCCTTGTCGTAGCCGCGCGCTTTCAGCTTGTCCACCCGCTCTTGCGCCACGTCCAGCATCTCTTTTTTTGTGCCGAAGTGGATAGCACCAGTGGGACAGGTCTTGACGCAGGCAGGCTCCTGCCCGACGCTGACGCGGTCCACGCACAGGGTGCATTTATATACCCGGTTATCCTCTTTATTGAGGCGCGGGACATTAAACGGACAGCCCGCGATGCAGTACCCGCAGCCGATGCAGTTGTCCTGCTGGAAGTCGACGATCCCGTTGGCGTACTGAATAATCGCGCCGGCAGACGGGCACGCCTTCAGGCAGCCCGGATCTTCACAATGCATGCAGCCGTCTTTGCGGATGAGCCACTCCAGCCTGCCGTTCTGGTCGGTTTCGCTAAAGCGCATCACCGTCCAGGATTTGGCGCTCAGATCCGCCGGATTATCGTAGACCCCGACGCAGTGCCCCACCTCGTCGCGGATATCGTTCCACTCCGAACAGGCCACCTGGCAGGCTTTACAGCCCACGCAGGAGGAGACATCGATAAGCTTGGCGACCTCTGCCTTATAGTCCCGCGCGCGGGGC is a genomic window containing:
- the fdnI gene encoding formate dehydrogenase-N subunit gamma yields the protein MSKSKMIVRTKFVDRACHWTVVICFFLVAVSGISFFFPTLQWLTETFGTPQMGRILHPFFGVLIFVVLMFMFVRFVHHNIPDKQDIPWLKGIVEVLKGNEHKVAKVGKYNAGQKMMFWTIMSMIFVLLVTGVIIWRPYFAQYFPIQVIRYALLIHATSAIILIHAILIHMYMAFWVKGSIKGMIEGKVSRRWAQKHHPRWYRDVERLEAKQESTEGIK
- the fdxH gene encoding formate dehydrogenase subunit beta — encoded protein: MAMETQDIIKRSATNPITPAPRARDYKAEVAKLIDVSSCVGCKACQVACSEWNDIRDEVGHCVGVYDNPADLSAKSWTVMRFSETDQNGRLEWLIRKDGCMHCEDPGCLKACPSAGAIIQYANGIVDFQQDNCIGCGYCIAGCPFNVPRLNKEDNRVYKCTLCVDRVSVGQEPACVKTCPTGAIHFGTKKEMLDVAQERVDKLKARGYDKAGIYNPQGVGGTHVMYVLHHNDQPELYHNLPKDPAIDTSINLWKGALKPLSAAGFIATFAGLIYHYIGIGPNKEVDDDEEEHHE